The Candidatus Koribacter versatilis Ellin345 genome has a segment encoding these proteins:
- a CDS encoding glycosyltransferase family 2 protein → MKPLISILMPVRNCAETLALAVQSIVVQTCDAWELLVIDDGSTDRTVEIAIKAQDSRIRVIADARGNLGLAARLNQGITLAEGRYIARMDGDDISYPQRLERELECLESQPGTDLVGCGMVIFKDGGRMVGVQRARSSHAEICGNSLRSCLLPHATWMGRAEWFRRHRYCSKNRRAEDRELLLRSRDVSCFSGIPDLLYGYRVNRVSIRKNARARFEYLSAVTADARKRGHWRRYFAAAGAEIAKLGIDTLALATHTDRILLQHRASSPKSPQVVAEWDSLWRCLNGATAGGPR, encoded by the coding sequence GTGAAGCCGCTCATCTCCATTCTGATGCCGGTGCGCAATTGCGCTGAGACGCTTGCGCTGGCGGTGCAATCGATCGTTGTGCAAACCTGCGACGCGTGGGAACTGCTGGTGATCGACGATGGTTCGACGGACAGGACGGTCGAGATCGCGATTAAGGCTCAGGATTCGCGTATTCGAGTTATCGCTGATGCGCGAGGGAATCTCGGACTGGCGGCGCGGTTGAACCAGGGAATTACGCTCGCGGAAGGCCGATATATCGCGCGGATGGACGGCGATGATATCAGCTATCCGCAACGGCTCGAGCGCGAACTGGAATGCCTGGAGAGTCAGCCCGGGACCGATCTCGTGGGCTGCGGAATGGTGATTTTCAAGGATGGCGGGCGGATGGTGGGTGTGCAGCGCGCGCGCAGCAGCCATGCCGAGATCTGCGGGAATTCGCTGCGTTCGTGCCTTTTACCGCACGCGACGTGGATGGGACGGGCGGAATGGTTTCGCCGCCATCGTTATTGTTCGAAGAATCGTCGCGCGGAAGACCGCGAGCTATTGCTGCGGTCCCGCGATGTGAGCTGCTTTTCCGGCATTCCAGATTTGCTGTATGGATATCGCGTGAATCGGGTCTCGATTCGGAAGAATGCGCGAGCGCGATTTGAGTATTTGTCGGCGGTCACGGCGGATGCTCGTAAGCGCGGGCACTGGCGCCGCTACTTTGCGGCCGCTGGGGCAGAGATCGCCAAACTCGGCATCGACACGCTCGCGCTGGCCACGCATACGGATCGAATTCTGCTGCAGCATCGTGCATCAAGCCCAAAGTCGCCGCAAGTTGTTGCCGAATGGGACTCCTTATGGCGATGTCTGAACGGCGCCACTGCGGGAGGCCCGCGGTGA
- a CDS encoding glycosyltransferase produces MKTRVLHVVGGLNVGGTETWLAKGMPFVDRERYEFDFLVFGDEDQHYARMVERAGGGVIRCSSPQNPVRFAISFLRVLRKAKCDAVHAHVYCASGLVLMLAALAGVKVRIFHSHTAQDEHRGFGCRSIYFRVARALIRRFATRGIAVSAVAAAPIFPTNWEFVPEKWRVSPTGIELAPFSDASVRESVRRELNIPETATVVLHVGRFAPVKNHALLVKIAERAIRQRLEVVFVLVGDGPLRSQLELEVCARGLGRAFRFAGVRDDVARLLRAADVFVLPSLYEGFPLAYVEAQAAGLPCVISDAITPAADLIPERVVRLSVTDEPGIWAQVLLDSAAIPDSELIAERFTEFSMEASMERMVECYR; encoded by the coding sequence ATGAAAACGCGTGTGCTGCACGTAGTTGGCGGATTAAACGTGGGCGGAACGGAAACGTGGCTGGCCAAGGGAATGCCATTCGTGGACCGCGAGCGGTACGAGTTCGATTTCCTTGTTTTCGGCGATGAGGATCAGCACTACGCGCGGATGGTCGAGCGGGCTGGCGGCGGGGTGATTCGCTGCTCCAGTCCGCAGAATCCCGTTAGGTTCGCGATTTCGTTTTTGCGGGTGCTGCGGAAAGCGAAATGTGACGCTGTTCATGCGCACGTCTATTGTGCGAGTGGTCTGGTGCTGATGTTGGCGGCATTGGCTGGCGTGAAGGTCCGGATTTTTCACTCGCATACGGCACAGGACGAGCACCGCGGGTTTGGGTGTCGATCGATTTATTTCCGCGTAGCGCGCGCACTGATTCGGCGGTTCGCGACACGAGGGATCGCCGTCAGTGCCGTGGCTGCGGCGCCAATCTTTCCGACAAATTGGGAGTTTGTGCCGGAAAAGTGGCGGGTTTCACCGACTGGCATCGAGCTGGCGCCATTTTCGGACGCTAGCGTGCGTGAGTCCGTGCGCCGCGAACTGAACATCCCGGAGACGGCGACGGTCGTTTTGCATGTCGGGCGGTTTGCTCCGGTGAAGAACCATGCATTGTTGGTGAAAATCGCGGAGCGGGCCATTCGGCAGCGGCTGGAAGTTGTGTTTGTACTCGTCGGAGACGGCCCTCTGAGATCGCAGCTGGAACTCGAAGTGTGCGCGCGCGGGCTGGGGCGGGCGTTTCGTTTTGCCGGAGTACGCGATGATGTCGCGCGCCTGTTGCGGGCGGCTGACGTGTTTGTTCTCCCTTCGCTCTATGAAGGGTTCCCGCTGGCATACGTCGAGGCACAGGCCGCCGGATTGCCGTGCGTGATTTCAGACGCGATTACACCGGCCGCGGACCTGATTCCGGAGCGCGTGGTACGGCTTTCGGTCACTGATGAGCCAGGGATTTGGGCGCAGGTCTTGTTGGACAGTGCGGCCATTCCCGATTCTGAGTTGATCGCGGAGAGGTTCACCGAGTTTTCGATGGAAGCCTCGATGGAGCGAATGGTGGAGTGCTATCGGTGA
- a CDS encoding Wzz/FepE/Etk N-terminal domain-containing protein, translating into MRAILERSVEIEGIRMEEPVDGMRLMVRHRKLVGVVAAIAAAVATVAAMLLPPTYTATARLLPPQQSQSLAALFVGQTGNSPLAAMAQKDLGLKNPADLYIGVLNSRSVQDGLTKQFELATVYGLKRPSDVRARLVDRTRIQLTKEGLISVSVEDRDANRAAGLANGYAEQLRLATKRLAISEAAQRRKFFDEQVQQTRDELARAETTFREVQEKTGILQLDAQGKALIETAATLRAEIAAGEVQLRAMRSFGTEQNPDVRQQEAQLGGWRAELAQLESRRMGDGFSKGRAPADAQEYVQAMREVRYREAMLEMLLRQLEAAKLDEAKEATIVQVVDVAVPPDVRTSPKRAAVVVFSTLGAVLATAVWLQLRQRFLTDVAWQERWSGLRKEWGP; encoded by the coding sequence ATGAGAGCGATTCTGGAGCGTTCGGTCGAGATCGAGGGAATTCGCATGGAGGAGCCGGTTGATGGGATGCGGCTCATGGTGCGACATCGCAAGCTGGTGGGCGTGGTTGCGGCGATTGCGGCAGCGGTCGCGACAGTGGCTGCGATGTTGCTTCCGCCTACATATACAGCGACGGCGCGTCTACTCCCGCCACAGCAATCGCAGTCGCTCGCTGCGCTGTTCGTGGGGCAGACGGGGAACTCCCCGTTAGCGGCGATGGCGCAAAAAGATCTTGGGTTGAAGAATCCTGCAGATCTTTACATCGGCGTGTTGAATAGCCGCAGCGTCCAGGACGGATTGACGAAGCAGTTTGAGTTGGCCACCGTTTATGGATTGAAGCGCCCTTCGGATGTGCGCGCGCGGCTGGTCGATCGAACCCGGATTCAGTTGACGAAGGAAGGACTGATCAGCGTCTCGGTTGAGGACCGTGATGCGAACCGCGCGGCGGGACTCGCCAACGGTTACGCGGAACAACTCCGGCTGGCGACGAAGCGACTGGCGATTTCGGAGGCAGCACAGCGGCGGAAGTTTTTTGATGAACAAGTGCAGCAGACCCGTGACGAACTTGCGCGGGCAGAAACGACATTTCGTGAAGTCCAGGAGAAGACCGGCATTCTGCAACTGGATGCGCAGGGGAAAGCGTTGATCGAAACGGCGGCAACACTGCGGGCGGAGATCGCGGCCGGAGAAGTGCAATTGCGCGCGATGCGCAGCTTTGGAACGGAGCAGAATCCGGATGTGCGTCAGCAGGAAGCGCAACTCGGTGGCTGGCGAGCGGAACTGGCGCAACTGGAATCGCGACGGATGGGCGACGGCTTCAGCAAAGGGCGCGCGCCTGCGGATGCGCAGGAGTATGTGCAGGCCATGCGCGAGGTCAGGTATCGCGAGGCGATGCTCGAGATGCTGCTGCGGCAACTAGAGGCAGCAAAGCTGGATGAGGCGAAGGAGGCGACGATCGTCCAGGTAGTTGATGTGGCGGTCCCGCCAGATGTGCGGACATCGCCGAAACGGGCTGCCGTTGTGGTGTTCAGCACGCTTGGCGCTGTGCTGGCGACAGCGGTATGGCTGCAGCTGCGGCAGCGCTTTCTCACGGATGTCGCGTGGCAAGAACGCTGGAGTGGGCTGCGCAAGGAGTGGGGACCATGA
- a CDS encoding SLBB domain-containing protein, with protein MQKHLAVAIFKGSLPKVIVVAVLLAIGASPQLLAQRAECGTANCAATVKVVDSKPTEKPNQIVTTETPDVVQVQTSRPPKQVEKPSEFERYVEESLGYALPLFGRKLFADPPSTFAPLTEVPAPAEYVIGPGDELVIRGWGQVQIEARVTVDRSGQVFLPKVGAISVAGVHYADLRRHLQASVQRVFHDFELEVSLGQLRSMQIFVVGQARQAGTYTVSSLSTAVTAAFATGGPSPQGSLRKIEVRRGGATITTLDLYEFLLKGDKSHDVALLPGDVIYIPPVGQMVAISGSVNTPGIYELLPGTTLSDAVELAGGLTATADDERVSVERIEEHRTRRVFEVAPSVAEPRFVLENGDVVRVLAISKVIEDAVTLRGNVARPGRYRWHPRMRIQDLIPNREFLLTPEYWSHKNALVREGVGESKNAEERTLTELKQNAPPLNWEYAAVERSDPERLNSEVLPFNLGGAIDGDSEANLLLKAGDVVTIFSERDIQVSNAKRTKLVRLEGEFAAPGVYRAEPGETLRALVGRVGLTPDSYLFGAEFTRESTRMQQQQGLDRLISEMENGIQEIHTQRADANDGAAVQEREAQEARRGLVARVKSLRASGRIVLALPPAAHDVREIPEIVLEDGDRFVVPHTPATVSVTGEVFNQGAFLFNRNLKVRDYLRDAGGGTRNADASRIFVLRADGTVVSRQHEGGRFDGLPVYAGDTIISPVRLEKGNFMRGLRDWSQVISQFALGAAAIKVLE; from the coding sequence TTGCAGAAGCATTTAGCGGTTGCGATTTTTAAGGGCTCTCTCCCAAAGGTGATAGTGGTGGCGGTGCTCCTGGCGATCGGGGCATCGCCGCAACTATTGGCACAGAGGGCGGAGTGCGGCACGGCGAACTGCGCCGCAACCGTGAAGGTGGTGGACTCTAAACCAACCGAGAAGCCGAACCAGATTGTTACGACCGAGACACCGGACGTTGTGCAGGTGCAGACCTCGCGGCCTCCAAAGCAAGTGGAGAAGCCGAGCGAGTTTGAGAGGTACGTCGAGGAGTCGCTCGGGTACGCGCTGCCGTTGTTCGGGCGGAAGCTGTTCGCGGACCCGCCATCAACCTTTGCGCCGCTGACCGAAGTTCCGGCGCCGGCGGAATACGTGATCGGCCCGGGCGATGAGCTGGTGATTCGCGGCTGGGGGCAGGTGCAGATTGAAGCGCGCGTAACGGTGGATCGGTCCGGCCAAGTTTTCTTGCCCAAAGTTGGCGCTATTTCGGTGGCGGGAGTGCACTACGCGGATTTACGCAGGCATCTGCAAGCGTCGGTGCAGCGCGTATTCCACGACTTTGAACTTGAGGTGTCGCTCGGGCAGTTGCGCAGCATGCAGATATTTGTCGTCGGGCAAGCGCGGCAGGCGGGCACCTACACGGTAAGTTCGCTGAGCACTGCGGTAACGGCAGCGTTTGCGACCGGTGGGCCATCGCCGCAAGGATCACTCCGAAAGATCGAGGTGCGACGCGGGGGGGCAACGATCACGACCCTGGATCTGTATGAGTTCTTGCTAAAGGGAGATAAGTCGCACGATGTGGCGCTGCTGCCGGGGGACGTGATCTACATTCCGCCGGTTGGGCAGATGGTGGCGATCTCGGGAAGCGTGAATACGCCGGGTATCTACGAGCTGCTGCCCGGAACGACACTCAGCGATGCGGTGGAACTTGCTGGCGGTCTGACGGCGACGGCGGATGACGAGCGCGTGAGCGTGGAGAGGATCGAGGAGCACCGCACGCGGCGCGTGTTTGAAGTCGCGCCGAGTGTTGCGGAGCCGAGGTTCGTGCTGGAAAACGGCGATGTGGTGCGGGTGCTGGCGATTTCTAAAGTGATAGAGGATGCGGTGACGTTGCGGGGTAACGTGGCGCGCCCGGGACGGTATCGGTGGCATCCGCGGATGCGGATTCAAGACCTCATTCCTAACCGTGAGTTCCTGCTTACGCCGGAATACTGGAGCCACAAGAACGCACTCGTCCGTGAGGGAGTCGGGGAAAGCAAGAACGCGGAAGAACGAACACTTACGGAACTGAAGCAGAATGCGCCGCCTTTGAATTGGGAGTATGCGGCGGTGGAAAGGAGCGATCCTGAGCGATTGAATTCGGAAGTCTTGCCGTTCAACTTGGGGGGCGCGATTGATGGCGACAGCGAGGCGAATCTTCTGTTGAAAGCCGGGGATGTGGTCACCATCTTCTCGGAACGCGACATCCAGGTTTCGAACGCGAAGCGCACGAAACTGGTGCGGCTCGAAGGTGAATTTGCGGCTCCTGGTGTCTATCGGGCCGAGCCGGGCGAGACGCTGCGAGCGCTTGTGGGCCGGGTTGGATTGACGCCGGACAGCTATCTGTTTGGTGCAGAGTTCACGCGCGAGAGCACACGGATGCAGCAACAACAAGGGCTCGACCGGCTGATTTCCGAGATGGAGAACGGGATCCAGGAGATCCATACGCAACGCGCCGATGCCAACGATGGCGCTGCAGTCCAGGAGCGCGAGGCGCAGGAAGCTAGACGGGGACTGGTCGCAAGAGTCAAGAGTCTGCGCGCGAGCGGAAGGATTGTGCTTGCGCTTCCGCCTGCGGCGCACGATGTTCGGGAGATCCCGGAGATTGTGCTCGAGGACGGTGACCGATTCGTGGTGCCGCACACGCCCGCCACGGTCAGCGTGACCGGAGAGGTCTTCAATCAGGGGGCATTCCTGTTCAATCGGAACCTGAAAGTTCGCGACTACTTGCGCGACGCGGGAGGCGGCACGCGAAATGCCGATGCTTCGCGGATATTTGTGCTTCGCGCCGATGGGACCGTGGTGAGTCGTCAGCATGAAGGGGGCCGGTTCGATGGCCTGCCGGTTTATGCGGGGGACACGATCATTAGTCCGGTGCGGCTGGAAAAGGGAAACTTCATGCGTGGTCTGCGCGACTGGTCGCAGGTGATCTCACAGTTCGCGCTGGGTGCGGCAGCGATCAAGGTGCTGGAATGA
- a CDS encoding 6-pyruvoyl-tetrahydropterin synthase-related protein, which produces MRFKNGIRAGLWWTPLVALLAVSPFFWRGTSNGHDLPFHVNSWIEVGRQWKSGILYPHWAAFANFGSGEPRFVFYPPISWTLGALLGLALPWQAVPGTLAALVCIAAGISMYLFASEWLDAQTAVLAAVLYAVNPYQLIVIYERGAFAEMIASIWIPGILLFAMRERSSFARNTLLLAVHMALVWLTNIPAAVIATYLLAFVAIIRAVQTRKLEPVLRAAAAFVLGLGLAAFYLVPAIYEQQWVQVSAAVAAGASPRDNLLFARTGDLERDAVLFRTSIFALIEFCAAVVCVGLAKPLRRSLLQLYNVLLSAIVLVVILLSPLSLPLWKYLPKLQFVQFPWRWLLVLNVAMMFFAAVAFARTRISRLAVFAIIPLVIAICYWKFQQPIYPEDRPVALAQAVGDGAGYEGTDEYTPTQADNSNFAPYMARIAVQITTENDEQRKVAPSTLAHSNADVWDTLHKHFTMDSQVPTRSTLRLLDYPAWQVTVDGTPFQQTYDQADGRMIVALPAGHHEVDISYRKTPDRRWGQWISLFALILTIGIYAMARSDRRSLPT; this is translated from the coding sequence ATGCGTTTCAAAAACGGAATCCGGGCCGGACTTTGGTGGACTCCCCTCGTTGCTCTCCTTGCCGTCTCGCCGTTTTTCTGGCGCGGCACCAGCAACGGTCACGACCTCCCCTTCCACGTCAACTCATGGATCGAGGTCGGTCGCCAGTGGAAATCGGGAATCCTCTACCCACATTGGGCGGCGTTCGCCAATTTCGGGAGCGGCGAACCACGCTTCGTCTTCTATCCGCCCATCTCGTGGACCCTTGGCGCACTCCTCGGCCTCGCACTGCCCTGGCAAGCAGTCCCCGGCACCCTCGCTGCACTCGTCTGCATTGCAGCCGGCATCAGCATGTATCTCTTCGCCAGCGAGTGGCTCGATGCACAAACCGCCGTCCTTGCCGCCGTCCTCTATGCCGTGAACCCCTATCAGCTCATCGTGATCTACGAGCGCGGCGCCTTCGCCGAGATGATCGCCTCTATCTGGATCCCCGGCATCCTGCTCTTCGCGATGCGTGAACGCAGCAGCTTCGCCCGCAACACCTTGCTGCTCGCGGTCCACATGGCGCTCGTGTGGCTCACCAACATTCCCGCCGCCGTGATCGCCACCTACTTGCTCGCATTCGTCGCAATTATTCGCGCCGTCCAAACCCGAAAGCTTGAGCCCGTTCTTCGCGCCGCTGCGGCATTCGTCCTCGGGCTCGGCCTCGCAGCGTTCTATCTCGTTCCCGCCATTTACGAGCAGCAATGGGTGCAGGTCAGCGCGGCTGTCGCAGCCGGCGCCTCCCCTCGCGACAATCTCCTTTTCGCCCGCACCGGCGACCTCGAACGCGACGCCGTTCTCTTCCGCACTTCCATCTTCGCGCTCATCGAATTCTGTGCTGCGGTCGTTTGCGTCGGACTCGCAAAGCCGCTCCGTCGCAGCCTGCTGCAGCTCTATAACGTGCTGCTCAGCGCGATCGTCCTCGTTGTCATACTCCTCTCGCCGCTCAGCCTGCCGTTGTGGAAATATCTGCCGAAGTTGCAGTTCGTCCAGTTCCCCTGGCGCTGGCTCCTGGTTCTCAATGTCGCGATGATGTTTTTCGCCGCCGTCGCCTTCGCGCGAACGCGGATCTCCCGTCTCGCTGTCTTCGCGATCATCCCGCTCGTGATCGCCATCTGTTATTGGAAATTCCAGCAGCCTATCTACCCTGAAGATCGTCCCGTCGCGCTGGCGCAGGCTGTTGGCGATGGCGCCGGCTACGAGGGCACCGACGAATACACGCCCACGCAGGCCGACAACTCCAATTTCGCACCTTACATGGCGCGCATCGCCGTCCAGATCACCACCGAAAACGATGAGCAGCGCAAAGTCGCCCCCAGCACACTCGCGCACAGCAATGCCGATGTTTGGGACACCCTGCACAAACACTTCACCATGGATTCACAGGTCCCCACGCGTTCCACGCTCCGACTGCTCGACTACCCAGCGTGGCAGGTCACGGTGGATGGCACACCCTTTCAGCAGACCTACGATCAAGCAGACGGACGCATGATCGTGGCTCTACCCGCCGGACATCATGAAGTTGATATCTCTTACCGGAAGACTCCAGACCGTCGATGGGGCCAATGGATTTCTTTGTTCGCGCTCATCCTAACCATCGGCATATATGCCATGGCCCGGAGCGACCGTCGCTCTTTGCCAACTTAG
- a CDS encoding DUF2934 domain-containing protein encodes MISNLPTPSLDKGSLALTEEYVRLRAYQLFELRGCEHGHDVEDWLHAEAEIMGFHEVAAVEEVRIMRAVRR; translated from the coding sequence ATGATTTCCAACCTCCCCACGCCCAGCCTGGACAAAGGCTCCCTCGCACTCACTGAGGAATACGTGCGGTTGCGCGCGTATCAGTTGTTCGAATTACGCGGTTGTGAGCACGGGCACGACGTTGAAGACTGGCTCCATGCGGAAGCCGAGATCATGGGCTTCCACGAAGTTGCGGCCGTCGAAGAAGTGCGCATCATGCGGGCAGTGCGTCGATGA
- a CDS encoding family 20 glycosylhydrolase encodes MPLPAHVTRGQGEFVIQTSFTIAITGHNEPRLERARQRFLDILTRETGIPFSREVSSQAVFIAKAEGPSVEVQKLGEDESYRLVITSADVQLTALSPLGILHGLQTFLQLVGVTPRGFSVPAVAIEDSPRFPWRGLLIDSGHRFVPVAAVKRNLDGMEAVKLNVLHWRFADDQGFHIESKKLPLLQQKASGGLYYTQEEVREVIAYARDRGIRVMPEFDMPCHTRSWFLAYPELASRGAADSAGFDPSKESTYKLLATFIGEMAALFPDAYFHTGGDECDPKEWESNPRIAQYMREHKFANGAALQAMFTGRVEKIVAANKKIMVGWDEVLQPNTPKDVVIQSWRGQASLADAAREGYRGVLSWGYYIDLNQSAAEHYQVDPMGDAAAKLTPEQQARILGGEATMWTDIVSHENMDNRIWPRTAAIAERFWSPQEVRDLDSMYARLSVVSQKLSYYGPRHKVVTEEFLERMSGDPDPMALRVLASVLQPPRLYQRQELRSDFTAINRMDDAVEPESETARQFDEICKRIVAGKALPADWQQARAWLTMWRDNDAKLQPELARSALTQDLAPVSKKLAQVAEIGLGALNALEHGEPIAATRRQESIALVQSAEKPVSVLLIMPAASVQRLLEATKEASVQN; translated from the coding sequence ATGCCGCTGCCCGCGCACGTTACGCGGGGACAAGGTGAGTTCGTCATCCAGACGTCTTTCACGATCGCGATTACGGGCCACAATGAGCCGCGATTAGAACGCGCGCGGCAACGCTTTCTCGACATCCTGACCCGAGAAACGGGGATTCCGTTTTCGCGTGAGGTCTCATCCCAGGCGGTGTTCATTGCGAAGGCCGAGGGTCCGAGTGTGGAGGTGCAGAAGCTTGGGGAAGACGAATCGTATCGGCTGGTAATTACATCGGCAGATGTGCAACTTACTGCACTGAGCCCGTTGGGTATCCTGCATGGCTTGCAGACGTTTCTGCAACTGGTGGGGGTTACGCCGCGTGGGTTTAGCGTTCCGGCCGTCGCCATCGAGGACAGTCCGCGTTTTCCCTGGCGAGGCCTGCTGATCGATTCCGGGCATCGCTTTGTGCCGGTGGCAGCGGTTAAGCGCAACCTTGATGGCATGGAGGCAGTGAAGCTGAACGTGCTGCATTGGCGCTTTGCCGATGATCAGGGCTTTCACATCGAAAGCAAGAAACTGCCACTGCTCCAGCAGAAAGCGTCGGGCGGGCTGTATTACACGCAGGAAGAAGTTCGCGAAGTGATTGCGTACGCGCGGGATCGTGGAATTCGGGTGATGCCGGAGTTCGATATGCCATGCCACACGCGATCGTGGTTCCTCGCGTACCCGGAGCTTGCCAGCCGTGGAGCTGCGGACAGCGCGGGTTTCGATCCGTCAAAAGAGAGCACGTACAAGCTGCTGGCCACTTTCATTGGGGAGATGGCGGCCCTGTTTCCAGACGCATACTTCCACACCGGTGGAGATGAGTGCGATCCCAAAGAGTGGGAGAGCAATCCGCGGATCGCGCAATATATGCGCGAACACAAATTCGCCAACGGCGCGGCGTTGCAGGCGATGTTTACCGGACGAGTGGAGAAGATCGTTGCCGCGAACAAGAAAATCATGGTCGGCTGGGACGAGGTTCTCCAACCGAACACGCCGAAGGATGTGGTGATTCAGTCCTGGCGTGGGCAGGCGTCGCTCGCCGATGCGGCGCGGGAGGGCTATCGGGGCGTGTTGTCGTGGGGCTATTACATTGATCTGAATCAATCGGCGGCGGAACACTACCAGGTGGATCCGATGGGAGACGCTGCGGCGAAACTCACGCCGGAGCAGCAGGCGCGGATTCTCGGCGGAGAAGCCACGATGTGGACAGACATCGTGTCGCACGAAAATATGGACAACCGCATCTGGCCGCGGACGGCTGCGATTGCAGAACGCTTTTGGTCGCCGCAGGAAGTCCGCGATCTCGACTCGATGTACGCGCGGCTTTCCGTGGTCTCGCAGAAACTCAGCTACTACGGCCCGCGGCACAAGGTTGTAACCGAAGAATTTCTGGAACGGATGAGCGGCGATCCAGATCCGATGGCGCTGCGGGTGCTGGCTTCCGTCCTGCAGCCGCCGAGGCTTTACCAGCGACAAGAACTGCGTAGCGACTTCACCGCGATCAATCGGATGGATGACGCGGTCGAGCCTGAGAGTGAAACGGCGCGGCAGTTCGATGAAATCTGCAAGCGGATTGTGGCGGGCAAGGCCTTGCCCGCGGATTGGCAGCAGGCACGGGCGTGGCTGACTATGTGGCGCGATAACGATGCGAAGTTGCAGCCGGAACTGGCGCGGTCGGCTCTGACCCAGGATCTGGCGCCGGTGTCTAAGAAGCTAGCGCAGGTGGCGGAGATAGGGTTGGGGGCGCTGAACGCTTTGGAGCATGGGGAGCCGATCGCTGCGACGCGCCGACAGGAGAGCATCGCGCTGGTTCAGTCAGCGGAGAAACCGGTATCGGTTCTCCTGATCATGCCGGCGGCGTCGGTGCAGCGGCTCCTGGAGGCGACGAAAGAGGCTTCCGTCCAGAATTAA
- a CDS encoding rubrerythrin family protein — MPTVAVESTTLQHLQTAYDGESNARVRYRLFAVQADLDGYRDVASLFRAAARAEQIHAENHARVIRSLGADPTCHIVPINVHNTATNLRDAIKGEEYERDVMYPEFIAEAKKSRQNAAARTFSYALDAEAEHARLYRAALDNLTAGRSEVTYYICLVCGFTTSDAEIARCTICNNPREKFEVVS, encoded by the coding sequence ATGCCCACGGTAGCTGTAGAATCCACGACCCTTCAACATCTTCAGACCGCATACGACGGCGAAAGCAACGCCCGTGTCCGCTATCGCCTATTCGCAGTGCAGGCCGATCTCGACGGCTATCGCGATGTCGCGAGCCTATTCCGTGCCGCCGCCCGCGCCGAGCAGATCCACGCCGAAAACCACGCCCGCGTAATCCGCTCGCTGGGTGCCGATCCGACATGCCATATCGTTCCGATCAACGTGCACAACACCGCGACCAACCTTCGGGACGCAATTAAAGGCGAAGAGTATGAGCGCGATGTGATGTATCCAGAGTTCATCGCCGAAGCCAAAAAGAGCCGCCAAAACGCCGCCGCGCGCACCTTCAGCTACGCCCTCGACGCCGAAGCCGAGCACGCCAGGCTCTATCGCGCTGCGCTCGACAACCTCACCGCCGGACGCTCTGAGGTCACTTACTACATCTGCCTGGTCTGCGGCTTCACTACGTCCGACGCCGAAATCGCGCGCTGCACCATCTGCAATAACCCGCGCGAGAAATTCGAGGTCGTCAGCTAA